The proteins below come from a single Streptomyces spongiicola genomic window:
- a CDS encoding cyclohexanecarboxylate-CoA ligase, with amino-acid sequence MNRHLKIPDRVAQWYLSSDLPLTASGKVQKFRVRELIEQGALPRIDAHDRLR; translated from the coding sequence GTGAACCGGCATCTCAAGATTCCCGACAGAGTCGCTCAGTGGTACCTGTCCTCCGACCTTCCGCTGACGGCGTCCGGAAAGGTCCAGAAGTTCCGCGTGCGCGAGCTGATCGAACAGGGCGCCCTCCCCCGCATAGACGCCCACGACCGCCTGCGCTGA